A part of Citrifermentans bremense genomic DNA contains:
- the flgC gene encoding flagellar basal body rod protein FlgC produces MDFFSAMDISASALAAERTRMNLISSNLANVNSTRTAEGGPYRRKDAVFTATAPNQGKGSFQSTLGNAMKARTVEVSEIVEDQKPPRMQYEPNNPDANAAGYVAYPNVNVVEEMADMISASRSYEANVTATQAAKSMALKTLEIGR; encoded by the coding sequence ATGGACTTTTTTTCGGCAATGGACATAAGCGCGTCGGCGCTTGCGGCGGAACGGACCAGGATGAACCTCATTTCCAGCAACCTCGCCAACGTCAACTCGACGCGGACGGCGGAAGGGGGCCCCTACCGCCGCAAGGACGCGGTCTTCACCGCGACCGCGCCCAACCAGGGAAAGGGCTCCTTCCAGAGCACGCTCGGCAATGCGATGAAGGCGAGGACGGTCGAGGTCTCCGAGATCGTCGAGGACCAGAAGCCCCCCCGCATGCAGTACGAGCCGAACAACCCCGACGCGAACGCGGCAGGATACGTAGCCTACCCCAACGTCAACGTGGTTGAGGAGATGGCGGACATGATATCGGCGAGCCGCAGCTACGAGGCCAACGTCACCGCCACCCAGGCGGCGAAGAGCATGGCCTTGAAGACGCTGGAGATCGGTCGCTAA
- a CDS encoding MotE family protein, with product MRSRWHLTRMTLALFALLILCTGTPSGAVVISGDSARAEERLKRLAEREAALKAKEEAFQRANAALEAKVRELDAAKKGLEKQISARKSQDGDRYKKMVKIYKSLKPKDAADLLNKLEPKLVITLLDNMDQKTVVKLIPLITQPTVLEWSRQNLGGR from the coding sequence GTGAGAAGTCGATGGCACCTGACCCGCATGACGCTTGCGCTCTTCGCGCTCCTGATCCTTTGCACCGGCACCCCTTCGGGCGCGGTGGTGATCTCCGGCGACTCGGCCAGGGCCGAGGAAAGGCTGAAGCGGCTGGCCGAGAGGGAGGCCGCCTTGAAAGCGAAGGAGGAAGCCTTCCAGAGGGCGAACGCCGCGCTGGAGGCAAAGGTCAGGGAGCTCGACGCCGCCAAGAAGGGGCTGGAGAAGCAGATCTCGGCCAGAAAGAGCCAGGACGGCGACCGTTACAAGAAGATGGTCAAGATCTACAAGAGCCTGAAGCCCAAGGACGCCGCCGATCTTCTGAACAAGCTGGAGCCGAAGCTCGTGATCACCCTCCTCGACAACATGGATCAAAAGACGGTGGTGAAGCTGATACCGCTGATCACCCAGCCGACGGTGCTCGAGTGGAGCCGCCAGAACCTGGGGGGTAGATAG
- the fliF gene encoding flagellar basal-body MS-ring/collar protein FliF: MPEGLKKLLEPFLALSVSKRLMIGGAALISLIAFAVLIAVANKTDYRPLFANLSAEDSGEMVKKLKELKVPYQISEDGKALLVPAEKVHELRLTMASDGLPQGGGVGFEIFDRKNFGMTEFVQKLNYQRALQGELSRTIGQLTGVESARVHLAIPEKSLFKESEKPPTASVVLKMRSNRTLSESEMQGVVHLVAASIEGMDPENVSVMDSRGKMLSKRSAGDATDKLATVRQETQRQFERTEEDKLQTLLDKVVGTGKSVARVSANFDFKQVEKYEERYDPETAAVRSEQRSEEKGGLTTLASGAPGVQSNLRGGPAGATTGGGSKTDETLNYEVSRSTARTIEPVGSLSKVSVAVLVDGKYELPPGAKPGAQPKYQPRSPDELQKIEALVKSAVGFNAERGDQVTVANIPFQDSGMAEDEPAPWWEAPFAQALLKNGLIGLAFLALLFFVVRPLMKGLKVEKPTSFVPLEPDMEAMQLIEEQRREQEMLKMTQNELIEKVKQDPYQVAQILQNWLAQK, encoded by the coding sequence ATGCCGGAAGGCCTTAAAAAATTACTGGAACCTTTTCTCGCTCTGAGCGTATCCAAGCGGCTCATGATCGGCGGGGCGGCTCTCATCTCCCTGATCGCCTTCGCCGTGCTGATCGCCGTGGCCAACAAGACGGACTACCGTCCCCTGTTCGCCAACCTGTCGGCGGAGGATTCCGGGGAGATGGTGAAGAAGCTCAAGGAGCTGAAAGTCCCGTACCAGATCTCCGAGGATGGCAAGGCCCTCCTGGTCCCGGCGGAAAAGGTGCACGAGCTGAGACTCACCATGGCGAGCGACGGGCTGCCTCAGGGAGGTGGGGTCGGTTTCGAGATCTTCGACCGGAAGAACTTCGGCATGACCGAGTTCGTGCAGAAGCTCAACTACCAGCGCGCCCTGCAGGGGGAGCTCTCCCGGACCATCGGACAGCTGACCGGGGTGGAGTCGGCCCGGGTGCACCTGGCGATCCCGGAGAAGTCGCTCTTCAAGGAATCTGAGAAACCTCCCACCGCTTCGGTGGTGCTGAAGATGCGTTCCAACCGCACCCTGAGCGAGTCCGAGATGCAGGGGGTGGTGCACCTGGTGGCCGCCTCCATCGAGGGGATGGACCCCGAGAACGTCTCGGTGATGGACAGCCGCGGCAAGATGCTGAGCAAGCGCTCCGCGGGGGACGCAACAGACAAACTTGCCACGGTGAGGCAGGAGACCCAGCGCCAGTTCGAGAGGACGGAAGAGGACAAGCTGCAGACCCTTCTGGACAAGGTGGTCGGCACCGGCAAGTCCGTGGCGCGCGTCTCGGCCAACTTCGACTTCAAGCAGGTGGAGAAATACGAGGAGCGCTACGACCCGGAAACGGCCGCTGTGCGCAGCGAGCAGCGGAGCGAGGAAAAGGGGGGGCTGACCACGCTTGCCTCAGGGGCACCCGGCGTCCAGTCCAACCTCAGGGGCGGCCCGGCCGGCGCGACCACCGGCGGCGGCTCCAAGACCGACGAGACGCTGAACTACGAGGTGAGCCGCTCCACCGCCCGCACCATCGAGCCGGTGGGGAGCCTCAGCAAGGTGTCGGTGGCGGTGCTGGTGGATGGCAAGTACGAGCTTCCCCCCGGCGCCAAGCCGGGCGCGCAGCCGAAGTACCAGCCCAGGAGCCCGGACGAGCTGCAGAAGATCGAGGCGCTGGTGAAAAGCGCCGTCGGCTTCAACGCCGAGCGCGGCGACCAGGTGACCGTCGCCAACATCCCCTTCCAGGACAGCGGGATGGCCGAGGATGAGCCGGCGCCCTGGTGGGAAGCTCCCTTCGCGCAGGCGCTGCTGAAGAACGGGCTCATCGGGCTCGCGTTCCTGGCGCTGCTGTTCTTCGTGGTCAGGCCGCTGATGAAGGGGCTCAAGGTGGAGAAGCCGACCAGCTTCGTGCCGCTTGAGCCTGACATGGAGGCGATGCAGCTCATCGAGGAGCAAAGGCGCGAGCAGGAGATGCTCAAGATGACCCAGAATGAACTGATTGAGAAGGTGAAGCAGGACCCCTACCAGGTGGCCCAGATCCTCCAGAACTGGCTGGCGCAGAAATAG
- a CDS encoding flagellar hook-length control protein FliK produces the protein MNMMQIAVQAVDALPAASNPFAAAAAPEQGQGFEKLLHERSKAVAGAGGNMPETLLDAVFQGAPQISEPVLPALQEPMPQLAPIPAEENAGGDAIDQDTDLTQVADPTNAAMQVVAAVTSVTVNAGAPVAEQQGQPGTTPVAEPQGSSAKPAELPEAPARSEADGERVAVAETAVHQGKPAWGEAAPEGRGNEVQRPHPMAGDKEPRMAGAQKEGGLSAEKAQSFPDVAKASGPSPAQPGNTAAAEPVGRTAAGLSLQQEIADRLAVSKAQTPNRQPLEVAAQQAPQGEDAQGAEQEVAGEALRQGGAARGEVAPQETSKVAQPATSGTAQLGTTGTAQQATSTVQQETNSTTQQAATDTAQQTITGTAQQAASNSSQTATGNMAQPADSAPQAAAAAIGGQERKTEARTGQAKGEGQRQELREAAEEPLEAVNGDTVTQGRPAVKPQGGFSVAGDADHADGHAGGAKDAPRKVAGIEGAGEAAVSKAQQVEQPAQPQAAAKATREEGALHRDVLAQVKQGTMVHDGKGNGTMSIRLNPGELGELKIQVHMEDNRFKVEVHAENRTVRDLLMNNLDSLKEALSGKDLAMEGFDVSTGGGDFFGRQAEQRESLRQQAMPKPVRLAGYEALEERRFTYATPAGGGLLDLRL, from the coding sequence ATGAATATGATGCAGATAGCAGTACAGGCAGTCGATGCCCTGCCTGCCGCCTCGAACCCGTTCGCGGCAGCCGCGGCGCCGGAACAGGGACAGGGGTTCGAAAAGCTGCTGCACGAAAGAAGCAAAGCCGTAGCAGGCGCGGGAGGCAACATGCCCGAGACCCTCTTGGATGCGGTGTTCCAAGGGGCGCCGCAGATTTCCGAGCCGGTCCTGCCGGCACTTCAGGAGCCGATGCCGCAGTTGGCGCCGATTCCCGCCGAGGAAAACGCAGGCGGCGATGCCATCGACCAGGATACGGACCTGACGCAGGTTGCCGATCCGACGAACGCGGCGATGCAGGTCGTTGCCGCTGTCACTTCCGTGACAGTGAACGCGGGCGCACCCGTCGCGGAGCAGCAGGGTCAACCCGGCACCACCCCGGTTGCCGAACCCCAGGGCTCTTCGGCTAAACCCGCTGAACTCCCTGAGGCCCCTGCCCGGTCCGAAGCTGACGGGGAGCGGGTGGCGGTTGCGGAAACCGCGGTGCACCAGGGAAAACCCGCCTGGGGCGAGGCGGCGCCAGAGGGGCGCGGCAACGAAGTGCAGAGGCCGCATCCGATGGCAGGCGACAAGGAGCCCAGGATGGCTGGGGCTCAAAAGGAGGGGGGACTTTCCGCGGAGAAAGCCCAGAGTTTCCCCGATGTCGCAAAAGCAAGCGGGCCTTCGCCCGCGCAACCGGGCAACACTGCAGCCGCGGAGCCCGTCGGGCGCACAGCTGCCGGCCTCTCCCTGCAGCAGGAGATAGCCGACCGGCTTGCCGTTTCCAAGGCGCAAACGCCAAACCGGCAGCCTTTGGAGGTTGCAGCCCAACAGGCCCCGCAGGGAGAAGATGCACAAGGGGCAGAGCAGGAAGTAGCAGGCGAGGCTCTGCGCCAAGGTGGGGCGGCCCGCGGTGAAGTGGCGCCGCAGGAAACGTCGAAGGTCGCTCAGCCGGCAACGAGCGGCACTGCGCAACTGGGAACAACCGGCACCGCGCAGCAGGCAACGAGCACCGTGCAGCAGGAAACAAACAGCACCACGCAGCAGGCAGCAACCGACACCGCGCAGCAGACAATAACCGGTACTGCGCAGCAGGCAGCAAGCAACAGCAGCCAAACGGCAACAGGCAACATGGCACAGCCGGCAGACTCGGCGCCGCAGGCGGCAGCAGCCGCAATCGGCGGGCAGGAGCGGAAAACCGAGGCACGCACCGGTCAGGCCAAGGGGGAGGGGCAGCGCCAGGAGCTGCGGGAAGCGGCAGAGGAGCCGCTTGAAGCAGTGAACGGCGACACCGTGACCCAAGGGCGTCCCGCAGTAAAACCGCAGGGCGGTTTCAGCGTCGCCGGCGATGCCGACCACGCGGATGGCCACGCTGGGGGAGCGAAGGATGCACCCCGGAAGGTTGCCGGCATCGAAGGGGCCGGTGAGGCAGCAGTAAGCAAGGCGCAGCAGGTCGAACAACCGGCGCAACCCCAGGCCGCCGCCAAGGCGACTAGGGAAGAGGGGGCGCTGCACCGGGACGTCCTGGCCCAGGTCAAGCAGGGGACCATGGTCCACGACGGCAAGGGGAACGGCACCATGAGCATCAGGCTCAACCCCGGCGAACTGGGCGAGCTGAAGATCCAGGTCCACATGGAGGACAACCGGTTCAAGGTCGAGGTGCACGCGGAAAACCGGACCGTCAGGGATCTCCTGATGAACAACCTCGACAGTCTGAAAGAGGCCCTTTCCGGCAAGGACCTGGCCATGGAGGGGTTCGACGTCTCGACAGGGGGCGGCGACTTTTTCGGACGCCAAGCCGAGCAGCGGGAAAGCCTCAGGCAGCAGGCGATGCCAAAGCCGGTGCGCCTTGCAGGGTACGAGGCTTTGGAAGAACGGCGCTTCACCTACGCGACACCTGCCGGCGGCGGTCTTCTCGACCTGAGACTCTAG
- the fliG gene encoding flagellar motor switch protein FliG produces the protein MTGAEKAAILLLYLGPEATAAVFEHLDDFDIKKISQSMSRLGHVPREEIAAVVAEFTDITNPETGFFSQGEEFVKKILERALGPARAENLLQEIRTSGIGDMADVLSSMDPRTIANFFSQEHPQTIAVVLAKLKPKQTSEIISLLPQDLQAEVVIRIAEVDQVSPEILAEIDEVIRLELTALGGVQRFKVGGVEKVVDVFSHLDRSREKKILDKLDTMNPPLAEVIRKHLFTFEDIFKLDDRAIQTIMREVSNDTLTLAMKTSIEDVKNKIFRNISSRAAEMIKEDLEVMGPVRLSDVEKAQSEIIKVVRKMEEEGKVVVGGRGADDVLV, from the coding sequence ATGACCGGAGCCGAGAAGGCCGCCATACTCCTTTTATACCTGGGACCCGAGGCCACGGCCGCAGTTTTCGAGCACCTGGACGACTTCGACATCAAGAAGATCAGCCAGAGCATGTCGCGACTGGGGCACGTGCCGCGCGAGGAGATCGCCGCGGTCGTCGCGGAATTCACCGACATCACCAACCCCGAGACCGGCTTCTTCTCCCAGGGGGAGGAGTTCGTCAAGAAGATCCTCGAGCGCGCGCTAGGTCCCGCGCGGGCGGAGAACCTGCTCCAGGAGATCCGCACCTCGGGGATAGGGGACATGGCGGACGTCCTTTCCAGCATGGACCCCCGTACCATCGCCAACTTCTTCTCGCAGGAACATCCCCAGACCATCGCCGTGGTGCTCGCCAAGCTGAAGCCCAAGCAGACCAGCGAGATCATCTCCCTTTTGCCGCAGGACCTGCAGGCGGAGGTGGTGATCAGGATCGCCGAGGTCGACCAGGTCTCGCCTGAGATCCTGGCCGAGATCGACGAGGTGATCAGGCTTGAGCTCACCGCCCTGGGCGGCGTGCAGAGGTTCAAGGTCGGCGGCGTGGAGAAGGTGGTGGACGTCTTCTCGCACCTGGACCGCAGCCGCGAGAAGAAGATCCTGGACAAGCTCGACACCATGAACCCGCCGCTGGCCGAGGTGATCAGGAAGCACCTGTTCACCTTCGAGGACATCTTCAAGCTGGACGATCGCGCCATCCAGACCATCATGAGGGAGGTCTCCAACGACACCCTGACGCTCGCCATGAAGACTTCCATCGAAGACGTGAAGAACAAGATCTTCCGCAACATCTCCAGCCGCGCCGCCGAGATGATCAAGGAAGACCTCGAGGTCATGGGGCCGGTGCGCCTGTCCGACGTGGAAAAGGCCCAGTCGGAGATCATCAAGGTTGTCAGGAAGATGGAAGAGGAAGGAAAGGTCGTGGTCGGCGGCCGTGGGGCGGACGATGTCCTTGTCTAA
- the flgB gene encoding flagellar basal body rod protein FlgB — protein sequence MPIEGLFGNTVELLGKTLDLRAKRNSLVTSNIANAETPNYTPTDLKFDAQLQSALGKGRVAVTQAHPRHIPLKGQASRVDQVQGDLVEVPGKNRGPDGNAVELETEMGRLSENQIMYNATVQLLSKKFEGLKQAIRGTL from the coding sequence ATGCCGATAGAGGGACTTTTTGGAAATACCGTGGAACTTTTGGGCAAGACGCTGGACTTAAGGGCCAAGCGCAACTCACTGGTGACCTCGAACATAGCCAACGCCGAGACGCCGAACTACACCCCCACCGACCTTAAGTTCGACGCCCAGCTCCAGAGCGCCCTGGGCAAGGGGAGGGTGGCGGTGACCCAGGCGCACCCCAGGCACATCCCGCTCAAGGGGCAGGCATCCAGGGTGGACCAGGTGCAGGGTGACCTGGTGGAGGTGCCCGGGAAGAACCGGGGCCCCGACGGCAACGCGGTCGAGCTCGAGACCGAGATGGGCAGGCTGTCGGAGAACCAGATCATGTACAACGCCACGGTGCAGCTGCTCAGCAAGAAATTCGAAGGGTTGAAACAGGCGATAAGGGGTACTCTCTAA
- the fliJ gene encoding flagellar export protein FliJ gives MAGYEFRLEQVLKFRKEVEKIQQLELLAARQRHETVSDQLNCEEKAIEELDREFTQRQMEGIQASDLQLFGDYRLRKRNEINRIKEELPALEQAVQEKRESLIVAAKEKKVLEIFKQKKLHAHRVELLEKERNFMDEVAIQGRGARQ, from the coding sequence ATGGCCGGATACGAGTTCAGGCTCGAACAGGTGCTTAAGTTCCGCAAGGAAGTGGAAAAGATACAGCAGCTGGAGCTGCTGGCGGCAAGGCAGCGCCACGAGACGGTCAGCGACCAGCTGAACTGCGAGGAAAAGGCGATCGAGGAGCTGGACCGGGAGTTCACGCAGCGCCAGATGGAAGGGATCCAGGCAAGCGACCTGCAGCTTTTCGGCGATTACCGCCTTAGAAAGCGCAACGAGATCAACAGGATCAAGGAGGAGCTTCCCGCCTTGGAGCAGGCGGTGCAGGAGAAGCGGGAGTCGCTCATCGTCGCCGCCAAGGAGAAGAAGGTGCTCGAGATCTTCAAGCAGAAGAAGCTGCACGCCCATAGGGTGGAGCTGCTGGAGAAGGAGCGGAACTTCATGGACGAGGTGGCGATCCAGGGCAGGGGGGCGCGGCAGTGA
- a CDS encoding FliI/YscN family ATPase → MPDLKRYFPVVNSMKPVRFHGRVTQVVGLVIEGYCPESAVGSLCQVHSQGYPPIPAEVVGFREDKTLLMPLGELRGVGLGSVISVSREKAALGVGPGLLGRVIDGLGAPIDDKGPIAVADEYPIYAAPVNPMKRRPIRKPLNLGIRAINGLLTCGEGQRVGIMAGSGVGKSTLLGMIARYTEADVNVIALIGERGRELREFIEKDLQQEGLRKSVVVVATSDQPPLVRMRGAYIATTIAEYFQSQGKKVLLMMDSATRFAMAMREVGLAIGEPPTTKGYTPSVFAALPRLLERSGNFQGGSITGLYTVLVEGDDFNEPISDAMRSILDGHIILNRELAARNIYPPIDLLNSASRVMSDVTSKEHRMLAGEFKEILAAYRQAEDMINIGAYKAGTNPKIDYALAKMDRMIAYVKQDVTDGVGVEESIEALAAIFDGGQSQ, encoded by the coding sequence ATGCCTGACCTTAAGCGCTACTTCCCGGTGGTCAACTCGATGAAGCCGGTCCGTTTCCACGGCAGGGTGACCCAGGTGGTGGGACTCGTGATCGAGGGGTACTGCCCGGAGAGCGCCGTGGGGAGCCTGTGCCAGGTCCACTCGCAGGGGTACCCCCCGATTCCGGCAGAGGTGGTGGGCTTTCGCGAGGACAAGACGCTGTTGATGCCGCTGGGCGAATTGCGCGGCGTGGGACTTGGCAGCGTCATCTCGGTGAGCCGCGAGAAAGCGGCGCTAGGCGTAGGCCCGGGGCTTCTGGGCCGTGTCATCGACGGTCTCGGCGCTCCCATCGACGACAAGGGACCCATCGCCGTGGCGGACGAGTACCCGATCTACGCCGCGCCGGTGAACCCGATGAAGCGGCGTCCCATCAGGAAGCCTTTGAACCTCGGGATCCGCGCCATCAACGGCCTGCTCACCTGCGGCGAAGGACAGCGGGTGGGGATCATGGCTGGATCGGGGGTCGGGAAATCGACCTTGCTGGGTATGATCGCCCGCTACACCGAGGCCGACGTCAACGTCATCGCCCTCATCGGCGAGCGCGGGCGGGAGCTCAGGGAATTCATCGAGAAGGACCTGCAGCAGGAGGGACTCAGGAAATCGGTGGTTGTGGTCGCCACCAGCGACCAGCCCCCCCTGGTCCGGATGCGCGGCGCCTACATCGCGACCACCATAGCCGAGTACTTCCAGTCCCAGGGGAAAAAGGTGCTCCTCATGATGGACTCCGCCACCCGCTTCGCCATGGCGATGCGCGAGGTGGGGCTGGCCATCGGCGAGCCCCCCACCACCAAGGGGTACACCCCCTCGGTCTTCGCGGCCCTGCCGCGGCTTCTGGAGCGCTCCGGCAACTTCCAGGGGGGGAGCATCACCGGGCTCTACACGGTGCTCGTCGAGGGGGACGATTTCAACGAGCCGATCTCCGACGCCATGCGGAGCATCCTGGACGGGCACATCATCCTGAACCGCGAGCTCGCGGCGCGCAACATCTACCCCCCCATCGACCTCCTCAACAGCGCCAGCCGTGTCATGTCCGACGTCACCTCCAAGGAGCACCGGATGCTGGCGGGGGAGTTCAAGGAGATCCTGGCCGCTTACCGGCAGGCCGAGGACATGATCAACATAGGCGCGTACAAGGCGGGGACCAACCCGAAGATCGATTACGCCCTGGCGAAGATGGACCGGATGATAGCCTATGTGAAGCAGGATGTGACTGACGGCGTCGGCGTCGAGGAGTCCATTGAGGCGCTGGCCGCCATTTTCGACGGCGGGCAGTCCCAGTGA
- a CDS encoding FliH/SctL family protein produces the protein MSLSNIIKNDGFEVRPWVPGQFGAPVKPVEQGGGFQRIRIGMPDAEEPLVEEEPEPEPEPEPELPMMLEEEALRRIRQAHAEGLKAGKEQAEADLATVSGALAQALLATGSLRAQLLQESEEDLLQLAMLIARKVIQQEISLDPGLLARMVQSALQLASQTGEVVVRLHPEDYAVAIRTGELQRLMEAKGELSIKEDPTIGSGGCIVETARGNIDAGIEAQLEEVSNRLHEERNTRREETAYA, from the coding sequence ATGTCCTTGTCTAACATCATCAAGAATGACGGTTTCGAGGTGCGTCCCTGGGTGCCGGGGCAGTTCGGCGCCCCGGTGAAACCGGTCGAACAGGGGGGCGGCTTCCAGCGCATCCGCATCGGGATGCCGGACGCCGAAGAGCCGCTGGTCGAGGAGGAACCGGAGCCCGAGCCCGAGCCCGAGCCGGAATTGCCGATGATGCTGGAGGAGGAGGCGCTGCGGCGCATCCGGCAGGCGCATGCCGAGGGGCTCAAGGCGGGGAAGGAGCAGGCTGAGGCGGACCTCGCCACGGTGAGCGGGGCGCTGGCGCAGGCGCTTCTGGCCACCGGGTCGCTTAGGGCCCAGCTGCTCCAGGAGTCGGAGGAGGACCTGTTGCAGCTTGCCATGCTGATCGCCAGAAAGGTCATCCAGCAGGAAATCTCACTGGACCCGGGGCTCTTGGCCCGGATGGTGCAGTCTGCACTGCAGCTCGCCTCGCAGACCGGGGAGGTGGTAGTGAGGCTGCACCCGGAAGATTACGCGGTGGCGATCCGCACTGGCGAACTGCAGCGGTTAATGGAAGCGAAGGGGGAGCTCTCCATCAAGGAGGACCCCACGATAGGCAGCGGAGGGTGCATCGTGGAGACGGCGCGGGGGAACATCGACGCGGGGATCGAGGCGCAGCTCGAAGAGGTGAGCAACCGGCTGCACGAGGAGAGGAACACCCGGCGCGAGGAAACAGCCTATGCCTGA
- the fliE gene encoding flagellar hook-basal body complex protein FliE → MQIAAISGVAGVSETALRPAAGATAAPGQGFGKLVDEMVSKVSDLQVQADQSIQSLATGQGKGLHEVMIAVEKASLSFQMLTQVRNKAVEAYQEIMRMPV, encoded by the coding sequence ATGCAGATTGCAGCTATATCAGGCGTAGCAGGGGTATCGGAAACCGCTCTCCGTCCGGCCGCCGGGGCCACTGCGGCGCCGGGCCAGGGGTTCGGCAAGCTGGTGGACGAGATGGTGAGCAAGGTGAGCGACCTGCAGGTCCAGGCGGATCAGTCCATTCAGAGCCTCGCCACCGGCCAGGGTAAAGGGCTCCACGAGGTGATGATCGCCGTGGAAAAGGCGAGCCTCTCCTTCCAGATGCTGACCCAGGTCCGCAACAAGGCGGTGGAAGCGTACCAGGAAATCATGAGGATGCCGGTCTAG